From Acidobacteriota bacterium, one genomic window encodes:
- a CDS encoding aminotransferase class V-fold PLP-dependent enzyme, with the protein MSSSKKAWEWFGSGLSRRDLFRRGGLLAGFAGLWPNAANANPASTEAMQAGQKIYQALGIHPLINCRGTFTIIGGSLELPEVRAAKEAAAMHYVHLDELMDVVGQRLAELTQAEYGLVTSGCAAALAHATAACVAGANPDKHVRIPNLSGFAKDEVIMPKHSRNVYDAAVRSVGIRVIEANTPEEFEAALGPRTAMVYVLAGPRAETGPMALEVLTGLANKKNVPVLVDAAAEILTIPNVHLQKGASLVGYSGGKCLRGPQCAGILLGRKDLVKAAWVHSAPHHGFGRSMKIGKEEIMGMLAAVEMWVKRDHQAEWNQWLAWMEHIAKRVSAVAGVTATVQADNRPLSNRSPGLSIRWDSAKLGITGADLTKLLFTTEPRITVAGGGRGANASATETGISITAYMMSPGDEKVVADRLHTLLSNPPRTAPQPPPKPPVTDLSGQWDVQIDFIGSNSEHILHIRQQGSQITGSHQGDYVSRELYGTIEGDAVRLASSYTEEHGDNLSYTFTGTVNGDALSGALDLGEYLTAKWTAKRHGFRRAGR; encoded by the coding sequence ATGAGTTCATCGAAAAAGGCATGGGAGTGGTTTGGTAGCGGCCTTAGTCGGCGCGACCTGTTTCGCCGAGGCGGATTGTTGGCGGGTTTCGCAGGTCTCTGGCCCAACGCTGCCAATGCCAACCCTGCCTCCACCGAAGCAATGCAAGCAGGGCAGAAGATTTATCAAGCGCTGGGTATCCACCCGCTCATCAATTGCCGCGGCACGTTCACCATCATTGGGGGCTCACTTGAGCTGCCAGAGGTAAGAGCCGCGAAAGAAGCCGCTGCCATGCACTACGTCCACTTGGATGAGTTGATGGACGTGGTTGGTCAACGACTGGCTGAATTGACCCAAGCGGAATATGGCCTCGTCACTTCAGGCTGTGCGGCGGCCCTGGCGCACGCCACGGCGGCCTGCGTTGCCGGAGCCAATCCCGACAAACACGTGCGCATTCCCAATCTCAGCGGCTTTGCCAAAGACGAAGTGATCATGCCCAAGCACTCGCGCAACGTTTATGACGCGGCGGTGCGCTCCGTCGGCATCCGCGTGATCGAAGCCAACACGCCCGAAGAATTTGAAGCGGCACTCGGGCCCCGCACGGCGATGGTGTATGTGCTGGCTGGGCCGCGCGCCGAAACCGGCCCGATGGCGCTGGAAGTCCTGACCGGCCTTGCGAATAAGAAAAACGTGCCCGTGCTGGTAGACGCAGCGGCTGAAATCCTGACCATTCCCAACGTACACCTGCAAAAAGGCGCGTCCCTGGTCGGTTACAGCGGCGGCAAATGCCTGCGCGGCCCGCAATGCGCTGGAATCTTGCTGGGACGCAAAGACTTGGTCAAGGCCGCCTGGGTTCACAGCGCCCCGCATCACGGTTTTGGCCGCAGCATGAAAATCGGCAAGGAAGAAATCATGGGCATGCTCGCCGCCGTCGAGATGTGGGTGAAGCGCGACCACCAAGCCGAATGGAACCAATGGCTCGCCTGGATGGAACACATCGCCAAGCGCGTTTCCGCCGTCGCGGGCGTTACGGCTACGGTACAGGCAGATAATCGCCCACTTTCCAACCGCAGCCCCGGCCTAAGCATTCGCTGGGACAGCGCCAAGCTGGGTATCACCGGCGCAGACCTGACCAAGCTTCTTTTTACCACCGAACCGCGCATCACAGTCGCTGGCGGCGGCAGGGGAGCAAATGCGAGTGCCACCGAAACCGGCATCTCGATAACGGCTTACATGATGTCGCCCGGTGATGAAAAAGTCGTAGCCGACCGGCTGCACACGCTGCTTTCCAATCCGCCGCGCACTGCGCCCCAACCACCTCCGAAACCGCCCGTGACCGATCTGAGCGGCCAATGGGATGTGCAAATTGACTTCATCGGCAGCAACTCCGAACACATCCTCCATATCAGGCAGCAGGGCAGTCAGATCACAGGCTCGCATCAGGGCGATTACGTCTCCCGCGAGCTTTACGGCACAATCGAAGGCGATGCCGTCCGGCTCGCAAGCTCCTATACCGAAGAGCACGGAGATAATCTTTCCTACACGTTTACTGGCACGGTGAATGGCGATGCGCTTTCTGGCGCGCTCGATCTGGGCGAGTATCTGACGGCGAAGTGGACGGCCAAGCGGCATGGCTTTCGCCGGGCAGGTCGGTAG
- a CDS encoding amidohydrolase/deacetylase family metallohydrolase, whose product MKQRTLIVMFVALCLLSNVSAQQKYDLLLKGGHVIDPKNKLSAVRDVAIANGKVAAVAANINPAEAFKVVDVAGYYVTPGLIDIHVHVFAGMGERASYAGDNSLYPDGFTFRVGVTTVADAGCAGWRNFEDFKQRIIDRSKTRVLAFLNIVGNGMRGGKWEQDLNDMEAQPTAEMALRYPGLIVGVKTAHYAGPEWAPVERAVEAGTKANIPVMVDFGINHPDTRPLSELVTKKLRPGDIYTHVFSGLRNEQLENGKLNPALWEARKRGVIFDVGHGGGSFLWRLAVPALKEGFVPDSISTDIHIGSMNAGMKDMLNVMDKFLAMGMSVDDVISRSTWNPAREIKREDLGNLSTGAVADIAVFSLEKGKFGFTDMNGARMKGTQKLTCELTLRDGKVVYDLNGITRPDWTTLPPNYPRVGDARWDAVTPAPRRPQ is encoded by the coding sequence ATGAAACAACGTACCTTGATCGTGATGTTTGTTGCTCTGTGTTTATTGAGCAACGTTTCGGCTCAGCAAAAGTATGACCTGCTCTTAAAAGGCGGCCACGTCATTGACCCTAAAAACAAGCTCAGCGCCGTTCGTGATGTTGCGATTGCGAACGGGAAAGTCGCCGCCGTCGCGGCCAACATCAATCCGGCTGAGGCGTTCAAAGTCGTGGACGTTGCGGGCTATTACGTTACGCCGGGACTGATTGATATTCACGTTCACGTCTTTGCCGGGATGGGCGAACGCGCTTCTTACGCGGGTGATAACAGCCTTTATCCCGACGGCTTCACCTTTCGCGTGGGCGTCACTACCGTGGCCGACGCGGGCTGTGCGGGCTGGCGCAATTTCGAGGACTTCAAACAGCGCATCATTGACCGTTCCAAAACGCGCGTGCTGGCTTTTCTTAACATCGTCGGTAATGGCATGCGCGGCGGAAAGTGGGAGCAGGATTTGAACGATATGGAAGCCCAGCCAACAGCAGAGATGGCGCTGCGTTATCCGGGCTTGATCGTCGGCGTCAAGACGGCGCATTACGCTGGCCCCGAATGGGCACCGGTCGAACGCGCCGTCGAAGCGGGCACGAAGGCGAATATCCCGGTGATGGTGGACTTCGGCATCAATCATCCCGACACGCGCCCCTTGAGCGAACTCGTCACCAAGAAGCTGCGGCCCGGCGACATTTACACGCATGTTTTTTCGGGCTTGCGTAACGAACAACTCGAAAACGGCAAACTCAATCCCGCGCTCTGGGAAGCCCGCAAGCGCGGCGTGATCTTTGACGTAGGCCACGGCGGCGGCAGCTTCCTCTGGCGCCTTGCCGTCCCCGCGTTGAAAGAAGGCTTCGTGCCCGATTCGATTTCTACCGACATACACATTGGGAGCATGAATGCCGGGATGAAAGACATGCTCAATGTGATGGACAAGTTTCTGGCAATGGGGATGTCGGTGGACGATGTGATTTCGCGCTCGACGTGGAACCCCGCGCGCGAAATCAAACGCGAAGACTTGGGCAATCTCTCCACTGGCGCGGTCGCAGACATTGCCGTGTTCAGTCTCGAAAAAGGCAAGTTCGGCTTTACCGATATGAACGGCGCACGGATGAAAGGCACGCAAAAGCTGACCTGCGAGTTGACGCTGCGCGACGGCAAAGTGGTTTACGATCTGAATGGAATCACACGGCCGGATTGGACTACGTTGCCGCCCAATTATCCGCGCGTAGGCGATGCCCGTTGGGATGCGGTGACGCCCGCCCCTCGTAGACCACAGTAA
- a CDS encoding ureidoglycolate lyase, whose translation MTTAATAPALAKRKSAGDKLIRTIVLTVQPLTREAFAPYGELINERGHIELDLDGGRASVFAQTNEAHPFEFDFLGRHLRTEQVFSPLGNTQSIIAVAPPCAEGTALPDERRLAAFLVDGSCAFKLHRGTWHTSAFPLGERATFLVLDREGTLEEDYDLRDLKTALGVVVEIQR comes from the coding sequence ATGACTACTGCTGCAACCGCACCGGCCCTGGCCAAGCGCAAAAGCGCGGGCGACAAATTGATTCGCACGATTGTGCTGACCGTCCAGCCGCTGACGCGCGAGGCCTTTGCACCCTACGGCGAACTGATCAACGAGCGCGGGCACATCGAATTAGACTTGGATGGCGGGCGCGCCAGCGTCTTTGCGCAAACCAACGAGGCGCATCCGTTCGAGTTCGATTTTCTGGGACGCCACTTGCGCACCGAACAGGTGTTTTCGCCGTTGGGCAATACTCAGTCCATCATTGCCGTCGCGCCGCCTTGCGCAGAAGGCACGGCGCTGCCGGACGAACGGCGGTTGGCGGCGTTTTTGGTGGATGGCTCGTGCGCCTTCAAATTACATCGCGGCACCTGGCACACCAGCGCGTTTCCGTTGGGCGAACGCGCGACCTTCCTGGTGCTGGATCGCGAAGGCACGCTCGAAGAGGATTACGATCTGCGCGATTTGAAAACGGCGCTGGGCGTCGTGGTCGAGATTCAACGTTAA
- a CDS encoding AAA family ATPase produces MLAAKFGKDKILYDKYHEAEFARYDLGIYLPKLYREQADLVVAVICPSYDQKQWTGWEWMAIYAQLTKREGQNIMLTRFDYAQVEGLFDAAAFVELDEKSPEQTAKLILERLALNENKPKDHYTKPAAEPSVLKTAVPNNLPRLQSFFGRTEELKQIAEALDPEARTWGVLIDGPGGMGKTSLAVRAAYECTLEQFQRIIFLSVKDREMEDDGERKLVGFILPGFLEMLNELARELGKPEINKSPEDQRVKLLLEALRPVQALLILDNLESLTKDDRDQLFTFVKRLPQGCKAILTSRRRIGSGSELLILEQLDEAAALATLDDLARHNKLLAKTSEAERRALYQQTGGKPLLLRWVAGQLGRGSCRTLADALTFLRNCPPDNDPLEFTFGDLARDFTDDETKVLCALSYFSLPAEVEHLAELAELEKAAAEVALRALANRSLVNPDQEETNFVLVPMVADFLRRAQPEAVAETGNRLEKRAYALIVENGGHENYDLFPVLDAVWPTVLPALPLFIAGPNQQLQTMCDALSNFLNFTGRWDEWLSISQQAESKALVANDYDNAGRRAYQAGAVHSLRRQADALLACADRAAAHWQTAHARARERAIAIRLRGYGYQLKKEYSAATTAFREAFMLDRSLSAESEDVANDLNDLADTERLSGDFTAAERDYCEAVRIARVIGDAEGEAVYLGNLAELVLVLHQAVSDGC; encoded by the coding sequence TTGCTCGCAGCCAAGTTTGGCAAAGACAAAATCCTCTACGACAAATATCACGAAGCCGAGTTTGCGCGGTATGACCTCGGCATTTACCTGCCCAAGCTTTACCGCGAGCAGGCCGATTTGGTCGTAGCCGTCATTTGCCCGAGCTACGATCAAAAGCAATGGACGGGTTGGGAATGGATGGCGATCTATGCGCAACTCACCAAACGCGAAGGCCAAAACATCATGCTCACGAGGTTTGATTACGCGCAGGTTGAAGGACTGTTTGACGCGGCAGCCTTTGTCGAACTCGATGAAAAATCGCCTGAACAAACCGCCAAGCTCATTCTCGAACGCCTCGCGCTGAACGAAAACAAACCGAAAGATCATTACACTAAACCTGCCGCTGAGCCGTCCGTACTCAAAACGGCTGTGCCGAATAATCTGCCGCGCTTGCAATCGTTCTTTGGCCGCACCGAAGAATTGAAACAGATTGCCGAAGCGCTTGACCCTGAGGCGCGCACGTGGGGCGTGTTGATTGATGGGCCGGGCGGGATGGGGAAGACTTCGCTGGCGGTACGCGCGGCGTATGAATGCACGCTTGAGCAGTTTCAACGCATCATCTTTTTGTCGGTAAAAGACCGCGAGATGGAAGACGACGGCGAGCGCAAGCTGGTGGGGTTCATCCTGCCGGGCTTTTTAGAAATGCTCAACGAACTCGCCCGCGAATTGGGCAAGCCCGAAATCAACAAGTCACCCGAAGATCAGCGTGTCAAGTTGTTGCTCGAAGCGTTGCGTCCGGTGCAGGCGTTGCTGATTCTCGACAATCTCGAATCGCTGACCAAAGACGATCGCGACCAGCTTTTCACCTTCGTCAAACGCCTGCCGCAAGGTTGCAAGGCGATTTTGACCAGCCGCCGCCGCATCGGTTCTGGCTCTGAATTGCTGATTCTCGAACAACTCGACGAAGCCGCCGCGCTTGCCACGCTCGACGATCTGGCGCGACACAACAAGTTGCTGGCGAAAACCAGCGAAGCCGAACGCCGCGCGTTGTACCAGCAAACCGGCGGCAAGCCGTTGCTGTTACGTTGGGTCGCCGGTCAACTCGGACGCGGAAGCTGTCGCACGCTGGCCGACGCGCTGACGTTTTTGCGCAATTGTCCGCCCGACAATGATCCACTCGAATTCACCTTCGGCGACCTGGCGCGCGACTTTACCGATGACGAAACCAAAGTGCTGTGCGCGCTCAGCTATTTCAGCCTGCCCGCTGAAGTTGAACATCTGGCCGAGTTGGCGGAACTGGAAAAAGCCGCCGCCGAGGTCGCGTTGCGCGCACTCGCCAATCGCTCGCTGGTGAATCCCGATCAGGAAGAAACGAATTTTGTGCTGGTGCCGATGGTGGCTGACTTCCTGCGGCGCGCGCAGCCTGAAGCCGTAGCGGAAACTGGCAACCGACTGGAAAAGCGCGCCTACGCCTTGATCGTAGAAAATGGCGGCCACGAAAATTACGACCTCTTTCCGGTGCTTGACGCTGTGTGGCCTACGGTCTTGCCTGCCTTACCGCTCTTTATCGCAGGCCCGAATCAGCAACTCCAAACTATGTGCGATGCGCTATCCAATTTTCTCAATTTTACGGGCCGCTGGGATGAATGGCTTTCCATAAGCCAACAAGCAGAATCCAAAGCCTTAGTGGCGAACGATTACGACAACGCAGGTCGGCGGGCCTATCAAGCAGGTGCTGTTCATTCCCTACGTCGGCAGGCAGACGCCTTGCTGGCTTGTGCTGACCGCGCAGCGGCGCACTGGCAAACCGCTCATGCTCGTGCCCGCGAGCGTGCTATCGCCATTCGCTTGCGTGGTTACGGTTACCAGTTGAAGAAGGAATACTCCGCCGCCACCACCGCTTTCAGGGAAGCATTTATGCTTGATCGTAGCCTGTCCGCCGAAAGCGAGGATGTAGCCAACGACCTGAACGACCTCGCAGACACTGAACGACTCTCCGGCGATTTTACGGCGGCAGAGCGAGATTACTGTGAGGCGGTACGCATTGCCCGCGTTATCGGTGATGCCGAGGGGGAAGCCGTCTATCTAGGCAATTTGGCTGAATTAGTTCTAGTACTCCATCAAGCTGTAAGTGATGGATGCTGA
- the rfbD gene encoding dTDP-4-dehydrorhamnose reductase, producing MKIAITGAGGLVGQSLQQHWARTFATECEVRALSHQALDITDGAAVRHWCERERPTLLINCAVIDVDLCERDLALAQAVNVDGPRHLAAAAADIGAEVLHFSTNYVFDGRTQGRVYTQADKASPINNYGRTKLAGERAVQTANAHSYIVRTSWVFGPGKESFLATLPRKLRAGERVRAITDVWASATYVNDLVARVAELLARRRYGVYHVVNGGVCSYHDYALECARLLGLDEARISALIEAVSEDEARRLAERPRYTPMQCSLSAELGLPPLCDWRAALAAYVQQS from the coding sequence ATGAAAATTGCCATCACCGGCGCAGGTGGATTGGTTGGACAAAGCTTGCAGCAACATTGGGCGCGCACCTTCGCAACCGAATGCGAGGTGCGCGCCTTGTCGCATCAGGCTTTGGACATCACCGACGGCGCGGCGGTGCGCCACTGGTGCGAACGCGAACGCCCCACGCTGCTCATCAATTGCGCCGTCATTGACGTAGACCTTTGCGAACGCGACCTCGCCCTGGCCCAAGCGGTCAACGTGGACGGGCCGCGCCACCTGGCCGCAGCAGCGGCGGACATTGGCGCGGAGGTGCTGCATTTCAGCACCAATTACGTATTTGACGGGCGCACCCAGGGGCGCGTTTATACGCAGGCGGACAAAGCCTCGCCGATCAACAACTACGGACGAACAAAACTGGCGGGCGAACGGGCCGTGCAGACGGCCAATGCGCACAGTTACATCGTGCGCACGTCGTGGGTATTTGGGCCGGGCAAGGAAAGCTTCCTGGCAACGCTGCCGCGCAAGTTGCGCGCGGGTGAGCGTGTGCGGGCGATCACGGATGTGTGGGCGAGTGCGACGTATGTGAATGATCTGGTGGCGCGTGTGGCCGAATTGCTGGCGCGGCGGCGTTACGGCGTTTATCACGTCGTCAACGGCGGTGTTTGTTCCTATCACGATTACGCGCTGGAATGCGCGCGGCTGCTTGGATTGGATGAAGCAAGGATTTCCGCTTTGATCGAAGCCGTCAGCGAAGACGAGGCGCGGCGCTTGGCTGAACGACCGCGCTATACGCCGATGCAATGTTCGCTATCCGCCGAGTTGGGCCTGCCGCCGTTGTGTGATTGGCGGGCGGCCTTGGCGGCTTATGTTCAACAAAGCTAA
- a CDS encoding AtpZ/AtpI family protein codes for MPRKLSEETKLGLVMSAGIAVAGSVIGGTLLGYYLDAWLGTGPWLLIVGVILGTAGALIWLYRLVARIQQ; via the coding sequence ATGCCGCGCAAACTTTCCGAGGAAACCAAACTGGGGTTGGTTATGTCCGCCGGTATCGCCGTCGCGGGCAGTGTGATCGGCGGAACGTTGCTCGGCTATTACCTGGATGCCTGGCTGGGCACAGGGCCGTGGCTGTTGATCGTGGGCGTGATTCTCGGAACGGCGGGCGCGCTCATCTGGTTGTACCGGTTGGTCGCCCGCATACAACAATGA
- a CDS encoding Nif3-like dinuclear metal center hexameric protein yields MNALHTPYSRRHFLAAAGAGLYAVNRASACTALTARQVIERIQKQVGVEWRKDTVDTFKIGNPDNAVKGIATSFSATLDVCQRSHAAGLNLLIVHEPTFYNHNDETATLSGEIYETKRNFIEKNGLVVWRFHDHWHARQPDGVFTGMAAALGWEKYLSPDQRRQFTLPATTLTQLAQSMQTSLKAGALRVIGDPQLLVRRVALSPGFNNFPGIKAALDNPAVDVLVIGETREWEGIEYARDVLTAGKKKGFIILGHVPSEERGMEECAKWLKTFVPEVPIQYLPGGDPFWRPKG; encoded by the coding sequence ATGAACGCACTGCACACGCCCTATTCACGCCGCCACTTTCTCGCCGCCGCCGGAGCCGGACTTTACGCCGTCAACCGCGCGTCGGCCTGCACCGCCCTCACCGCGCGCCAAGTCATCGAACGCATCCAAAAACAGGTCGGCGTTGAGTGGCGCAAAGATACCGTAGACACCTTCAAAATCGGCAACCCCGACAACGCCGTCAAAGGCATCGCGACTTCGTTCAGCGCCACGCTTGACGTATGCCAGCGCTCCCACGCCGCCGGGCTGAACCTGCTCATCGTCCACGAACCGACGTTTTATAACCACAACGACGAAACGGCGACCTTGAGCGGCGAGATTTACGAAACCAAGCGCAACTTTATCGAAAAGAACGGCCTCGTCGTTTGGCGCTTCCACGATCACTGGCACGCACGCCAACCCGATGGCGTCTTCACCGGTATGGCCGCCGCGCTGGGCTGGGAAAAGTATCTTTCCCCTGACCAGCGGCGCCAGTTCACGCTGCCTGCGACGACGCTCACCCAGCTTGCGCAAAGCATGCAAACCAGCCTCAAAGCAGGCGCGCTGCGCGTCATCGGCGACCCGCAACTCCTCGTCCGCCGCGTAGCCCTCTCGCCCGGCTTCAACAACTTCCCCGGCATCAAAGCCGCCCTCGACAACCCCGCCGTAGACGTCCTCGTCATCGGGGAAACCCGCGAATGGGAAGGGATCGAATACGCCCGCGACGTGCTGACCGCCGGTAAAAAGAAAGGCTTCATCATCCTCGGCCACGTCCCTTCGGAAGAACGCGGGATGGAAGAGTGCGCCAAGTGGCTGAAGACCTTTGTGCCCGAAGTGCCGATTCAATACCTGCCGGGCGGCGACCCGTTCTGGCGACCCAAGGGGTAA
- a CDS encoding RecQ family ATP-dependent DNA helicase translates to MPTLTDAQTALERYFNFSRFREGQAEVIRALFDGVDTIAVMPTGGGKSLCYQLPALLLPGTTIVISPLIALMKDQVDALTAREIAATFINSSVSVEEQRARVRAMQQGKYKLVYIAPERFRNERFVEALRGVEVSLFAVDEAHCISQWGHDFRPDYRRLKEAVEKMTQAGERPQVIALTATATPAVREDIAKQLELKNPASFVAGFDRHNLTLRVIGCKNEHERLNRAAQIAEHATGPGIIYAATRKVVEEVAGKLQARGVKVMAYHAGLGDQTRARIQERFMGDELKAIVATNAFGMGIDKSDLRFVTHYNVPGSIEAYYQEVGRAGRDGLPSVCTLLFNYVDKRVHEFFLEGSHPGRDIIETVYSCLLATGLETVRLSVKELSGRTGIKNEIAINSALVALEKAGHLERVSGMDESQWRGARLVDRVGVTELQVDWGEMKRREELDRRKLREMLAYAYHEECLRKYILKYFGDRKEVTGCRCSNCHPGLFVPKIEPGELQVQSAPNDAAVIAEPSVPRALSQVEHLAVRKILSCIARLDGKYGKGTVAGVLRGSKAKSILSHQLEQLSTYGILSEYSQDELTRFINALIVAGCVKQSGGAYPTISLLPLGKEVMHNRARVELDLEGVEADTSEDFDTLADVKPRSETHEQTYELYKRGLNIADIAAERNLKPLTIEQHLAELLEQGREVRVEDFVNEVDRALIESAAREHGLEKLRPIKDAVPESIGYTEIRFVVAALRAQQKAQA, encoded by the coding sequence ATGCCGACACTCACAGACGCTCAAACCGCGCTTGAACGCTACTTCAATTTCAGCCGCTTCCGCGAAGGGCAGGCCGAGGTGATTCGCGCCTTGTTTGATGGGGTCGACACCATCGCCGTGATGCCGACGGGCGGGGGGAAATCGCTCTGCTATCAATTGCCCGCCTTGTTGTTGCCGGGGACGACCATCGTGATTTCGCCGCTGATTGCCTTGATGAAAGATCAAGTGGATGCGCTCACCGCGCGTGAGATTGCGGCGACTTTCATCAACAGTTCGGTTTCGGTCGAAGAGCAACGCGCGCGCGTGCGGGCGATGCAGCAGGGCAAGTACAAGCTGGTTTACATCGCGCCGGAACGCTTCCGCAACGAACGCTTTGTCGAGGCCTTGCGCGGCGTCGAGGTGTCGCTGTTTGCGGTGGATGAGGCGCATTGCATTTCGCAATGGGGGCACGATTTCCGGCCCGATTACCGGCGGCTAAAAGAGGCCGTTGAGAAGATGACCCAAGCTGGCGAAAGGCCACAGGTCATCGCGTTGACGGCGACCGCTACGCCAGCGGTGCGCGAGGACATCGCCAAACAACTTGAATTGAAAAATCCTGCCAGCTTTGTCGCCGGGTTTGACCGGCACAACCTGACGCTGCGTGTGATCGGGTGCAAGAACGAGCACGAGCGCTTGAACCGTGCCGCGCAGATTGCCGAACACGCAACCGGGCCAGGCATCATTTACGCCGCGACGCGCAAGGTGGTCGAAGAGGTCGCGGGCAAGTTGCAGGCGCGCGGGGTCAAGGTCATGGCCTATCACGCGGGCCTCGGCGATCAGACGCGGGCGCGCATTCAGGAACGTTTCATGGGCGATGAACTCAAGGCCATCGTGGCGACCAATGCGTTTGGGATGGGCATTGATAAAAGCGACCTGCGCTTTGTGACGCATTACAACGTGCCGGGTTCGATTGAGGCGTATTACCAGGAAGTCGGGCGCGCGGGTCGCGATGGCTTGCCGTCGGTGTGCACCTTGCTGTTCAACTACGTTGATAAGCGCGTGCACGAATTCTTTCTCGAAGGCAGCCATCCGGGGCGCGACATCATTGAAACGGTTTACAGTTGTCTCTTGGCGACGGGCTTGGAAACAGTGCGGCTGTCGGTCAAAGAACTGAGCGGACGCACGGGCATCAAAAACGAGATCGCCATCAATTCGGCGTTGGTGGCGTTGGAAAAAGCCGGGCATTTGGAACGTGTGAGCGGGATGGACGAGTCGCAATGGCGCGGCGCGCGGTTGGTGGATCGCGTTGGCGTGACCGAACTCCAAGTGGATTGGGGCGAGATGAAACGGCGCGAAGAACTGGATCGGCGTAAGCTGCGCGAGATGCTCGCTTATGCCTATCACGAAGAGTGTCTGCGCAAATACATCTTGAAATACTTTGGCGACCGCAAAGAGGTAACGGGTTGCCGCTGTTCCAATTGTCATCCTGGCCTGTTCGTGCCGAAGATCGAGCCGGGCGAATTGCAGGTGCAGTCCGCGCCAAATGACGCGGCGGTTATCGCCGAACCATCCGTCCCGCGCGCGTTGAGCCAAGTCGAGCATCTGGCCGTGCGCAAGATTCTGAGTTGCATTGCGCGGCTTGATGGCAAATACGGCAAAGGGACGGTCGCGGGCGTGCTGCGCGGTTCAAAAGCCAAAAGCATTCTCAGCCATCAACTCGAACAGCTTTCGACCTACGGCATCTTGAGCGAATACTCGCAGGACGAACTGACGCGCTTCATCAACGCGCTGATCGTGGCGGGCTGCGTCAAACAGAGCGGCGGCGCTTACCCGACCATCAGCCTGTTGCCGCTGGGCAAAGAAGTGATGCACAACCGCGCGCGCGTCGAACTCGATCTGGAAGGCGTCGAGGCCGACACCAGCGAAGATTTCGACACCCTCGCCGACGTCAAACCGCGCAGCGAAACGCACGAACAGACTTACGAACTTTACAAACGCGGCTTGAACATTGCCGACATTGCGGCGGAACGTAATTTGAAACCGCTGACTATCGAACAGCATCTGGCCGAATTGCTCGAACAGGGGCGTGAGGTGCGCGTCGAAGATTTCGTCAACGAAGTGGATCGCGCGTTGATCGAAAGCGCGGCGCGCGAACACGGCTTGGAAAAGCTGCGTCCGATCAAAGACGCTGTGCCGGAAAGCATCGGCTATACGGAAATTCGGTTTGTCGTGGCGGCGCTGCGGGCGCAACAGAAGGCGCAGGCTTGA
- a CDS encoding helix-turn-helix transcriptional regulator, producing MLMRHYIPAPPLSDFVGLFWLYEGYRQSHALERCLPTGTTELVINLREDRVRIYDRQDVRRFQTLPGALVCGTHSEFFVIDTDEQFAVLGVHFKPGGAFPFFNLPASEVRNQHVALADLWGARAGELRERLLAAPTPEAKFRVLETILLAQLARPLERHPAVKFALRHLPRARSMAAVTEQIGLSRRRFIQLFDAQVGLTPKLYARVQRFQQVLRLTQRQAEVDWAEVALQCGYFDQAHFSHDFKAFSGFTPTAYLALRGANLNHVRLPD from the coding sequence ATGTTAATGCGTCATTACATTCCCGCGCCGCCGCTATCCGATTTTGTCGGCCTGTTCTGGCTTTACGAAGGCTATCGGCAGTCACATGCATTGGAACGCTGCCTGCCGACCGGCACGACGGAACTGGTCATCAATTTGCGCGAAGACCGCGTGCGCATTTACGACCGGCAGGATGTGCGGCGCTTTCAAACCTTACCCGGCGCGCTGGTGTGCGGCACGCATTCGGAATTTTTCGTGATTGATACCGACGAGCAATTCGCCGTGCTGGGCGTGCATTTCAAACCGGGCGGCGCGTTCCCGTTTTTCAACCTGCCCGCCAGCGAAGTACGCAATCAACACGTTGCGCTGGCCGATCTGTGGGGCGCGCGGGCGGGCGAATTGCGCGAACGTTTGCTGGCCGCGCCCACGCCCGAAGCCAAGTTCCGTGTGCTCGAAACGATTTTGCTGGCCCAACTCGCGCGTCCGCTGGAGCGGCATCCAGCGGTGAAATTCGCCCTGCGGCACTTGCCGCGCGCACGTTCGATGGCCGCCGTGACCGAGCAAATCGGCCTCAGTCGGCGCCGGTTCATTCAACTGTTTGACGCGCAGGTTGGGTTGACGCCGAAGCTATACGCCCGCGTGCAGCGCTTTCAGCAGGTGTTGCGCCTGACCCAGCGCCAGGCCGAAGTGGATTGGGCCGAGGTCGCGTTGCAATGCGGCTATTTCGATCAAGCGCATTTCAGCCACGATTTCAAAGCCTTCTCCGGTTTCACGCCGACGGCTTATCTGGCGTTGCGCGGCGCGAACCTCAACCACGTGCGCTTGCCGGATTGA